In one window of Streptomyces sp. NBC_01224 DNA:
- a CDS encoding PP2C family protein-serine/threonine phosphatase, whose translation MHRHRSAPDSTQELLVTLGRLVDQALANIRLQRARAEMGMALQRHMLPAELPDFPGIRIAARYSPSQNGLAVGGDFYDAFSMRDGVAEVAIGDVQGHGVEAAAFMGEARASLRALASVTADPGKVLACANDLLISLGGELFTTCCLLSIVPKSGELCVARAGHVPIVWGTDGGDSGISLDAGGVPLGILPCQEYPVTRRRLKQPGYLVLVTDGVVEGPAYPMDEGLAAVSALVGRADGADPGELASRVIKVADLTGHEDDAAVLVIRYDGVPGGG comes from the coding sequence ATGCACCGACACCGCAGCGCACCGGACAGCACCCAGGAGCTCCTGGTCACCCTTGGGCGTCTGGTCGATCAGGCGCTGGCGAACATCAGGCTGCAGCGAGCCCGGGCGGAGATGGGCATGGCGCTGCAGCGGCACATGCTCCCGGCCGAACTGCCGGACTTTCCGGGCATCCGGATCGCGGCCCGGTACTCGCCCTCGCAGAACGGTCTGGCCGTCGGCGGTGACTTCTACGATGCGTTCTCGATGAGGGACGGAGTGGCGGAGGTCGCCATCGGTGATGTGCAGGGTCACGGGGTGGAGGCCGCCGCCTTCATGGGTGAGGCCCGTGCCAGTCTCAGGGCCCTCGCCAGTGTCACGGCCGACCCGGGGAAGGTGCTGGCCTGCGCCAACGATCTGCTGATCTCACTGGGCGGTGAACTGTTCACGACCTGTTGTCTGCTGAGCATCGTCCCAAAGAGCGGTGAGCTCTGCGTCGCCCGGGCCGGGCACGTCCCGATCGTCTGGGGCACCGACGGCGGCGACTCGGGCATCTCCCTGGATGCCGGCGGGGTGCCCCTGGGGATACTGCCCTGTCAGGAGTACCCCGTGACCCGCCGGCGGCTGAAGCAACCCGGTTATCTGGTCCTGGTGACCGACGGTGTCGTGGAAGGGCCGGCCTATCCGATGGACGAGGGACTGGCCGCGGTGTCCGCGCTGGTCGGTAGGGCGGACGGGGCCGATCCCGGCGAGCTGGCCTCGCGAGTGATCAAGGTGGCGGACCTGACCGGTCATGAGGACGACGCCGCTGTCCTCGTCATCCGCTACGACGGTGTGCCGGGCGGCGGCTAG